The segment AACATACAATCAGAATTAagaacaatattttatattaaaaatagggGAAAATCAATAACAAAATGAAAGTGACAATGAAGTGAATTGACATTCTAACTTGTTTCTTGAGGATAGAGTGAAACTTCAAGTCCTTATTCAACTTTTATATCTGTAATCATTTAGATATGAAAGAATGCCACATCTTTGAGATAGTCACCCATGTGTCTCTGAAAGAAATAGTAATTGTTTCAGATAAAAGGTACATAATTTAGCATTATAACTCTAAATGTGGTGTGGATTGTGATTGTCTACAGTGATCCTTACCAGATTAGGACGTGGCTCTGTGGCTCCAAGGATAGCATGACGATTGGGCTGAGCTTCAACATCCCAAATTAGGACCTAGTTTAATAAAATTGTATTTCACTAAAAGAATacatcaaaaaaataataaactaaaggaccaaaaatgaaaaaTGGAAAACAAATGCGTACATCAGGGTTATCTGTGTGTGTTGCtactatttttctgttttgagAAAGCTCCCTGATGCGGTTTACCTTCATAAATACAACTAAATGTCAAATAAATATGTTGTTAATATTAATCTTATGAAAAACATCATAAACAAAATAGAGAATACCTCTCCAGGATGAATAATGTTTTTTAACTTCTTCACAAAGGGAGACCATGCTTCTTCATGGAACcttgaaataaggaccaaaaattaaaaaagtttcaattttggaCCAAACACGGTGAAAATCAGAAAGCACATGGACCATTTTGTAATTTATTCTCAATCTAAAACATTGTAACGCAAATAGCATAAAAAAGTTGGGAGGGGAAAAAAAGAAATAGGTAAATGGTTAATGTCTACATATTAAGTGCTTAATTTATTAAGCTCATTAAGTTAAAAAGAAACAACTCCTTACTAAGTGCACAGTGTATAAATGATTCGATTTCTACAAAATCTCTTTAGAATTACTAAAGAGATTGCAAGGGGTCTTCTGTATCCTCATCAAGATTCCAGATTAAGAATTATTCATAAGGATTTAGAAGCTAGCAACATATTGTTAGATAAAGATATGAATCCCAGAATTTCAGGCTTTGGTTTGGCAAAAAGTATGGAAGGAAGTAAAACAGAAGCAAATACAAGAAGAGTAATGGGAACATAGTAAGAACTTATATAAACAGATAAACCTTTTATCTTTAATTACACCTAATAAAACACTAATTGatttttgtacattttatttctTGTAGTGGCTACATGGCACCAAAGTACACCATTGATGGGATTTACTCCACTAAATTTGATGTCTTCAACTTTGGTGTATTGGTGTTAGAGATAGTAAATGGAAAGAAAAATAGAGGATTTCATCATGCAAATCATGATCTTAATCTTTTAGGACATGTAAGTTTCAATATTCAACACGTGAAAGTGTTAAaatattttaactttttttaatgttttaacaTGACATATTTTGGTCAGCCATGGAGGCTATATAAAAATGGGAAGCAATTGGAACTGATGGATGACACTATTAACGATTCATATGTACATACACAAGTGAACAAAGCAATTTATATTTGTTTACTATGTGTGCAAAAGTATCCTGAAGATAGACCAGATATGCCTTTGGTGGTTGTTATGTTAGGTAGTCAAATTCCATTACCTGAACCTAAACAACCTGGTTTTTATACAGAAAGAAGAAGACCACAAGAAGCAGATTGTTCATCTAGTAATCCTGAATGGAGCTCATCAAATCACTTATCTGTTACGTATCTTCAACCTAGATATAAATTGGTATAAGTGATTTATGTTACTggaaatggaatggaattgaattccAATTCCATCTAGAACCCTAAATTGGCAACATGAATCAATGGGTGTGTGTTGTTTGCTCTGCATGTATGAACCTAGAACCCTAAATTTCGGGGGAATGACAATTTACCTGGGAATACAAATGAAGACGAACAATCACCAGCCATCATCTCCTCACAACCCCTTGACAACCTTTGAACGCCACCTCACACCCTCACCTGCAgatcgaaaaaaaaaaaagaaataataagaaAGGAGAAGAAGGGTTGTGATCAAACCAGAGGAAAAATAGGCACATCTTTTCtttcttcctttttcttttcGCTCACAAATTCTTGCTATAAATAGGAAAGTGCGAGAGATATTAAGAGAAAAGACACAAGAGAGACAGATATATTGATTTAGGTACGGTTGACAagtaaaaacatataatcatTTAAAGAAGAAGGAATTTGGATGGGTGAGGGTGGGGACGAGGAAAACTTGTTTCCTTTGAGATCCAGAGCACAAAAGCCCTAGTTCTTCCAATTTTGGGATGGTGTGTCTTTAACGTCTCAGAGGGAGAAAATGGTGGATAAAAGAGGATAGTTGACATCGTTGACCAGTGTATGGCTGCCAAGCTCCAAAAATACGAAAGGGAGGAAGAGTTACAGCCGCATAATGAGGTCTACGGTATACAGAGAAAAGGAGAAGCAGAGAGTGAAGGTTGACGACTGGTGGAGAGgataaatttgttattccttCCCGAACAACAATCAGAGAATGAAACATGCAAATAAGGTCTAGGGTttacatggaaaccctaaaagatggaTGAAACgcagggtttttaattttttaggatttcGTTTCCCCCTTTGCTATCAAAGGATGGAACACAtgttccattaaaatttataaaacgaCATCCTTAGATGACACAgatgtgccctccgtgttttttttagtttagacactaatttaagggcatgcaataatgcgtgacttaaatccttaaatttttttttgaagaaatgacacttttttaatgtcactctcttttgcgtaacataaatcaatgagtgtcgtggtttgtgcgttgtaaaatggtctttttcttgtagtgaactaCCACACATTACCATCAACCACTCGTGCCACCATCGCAATCATCTTTCCTTCTAAATCAGATATGTATATAAAATCATTGGTTGAGAGCTTAATTACTATTTTCActatttaataaacaattaattcACTTATTCAGAGtttaattcaaaataattataaaCACTATTACATTCTTACATACACAAAGTTCattaaaaattcacaacttaatatagtcaattcacaATTCAGTTCACACCTTCAGATCTATACACTATTGTTTCTTTCAAAGTTTATTTACACCAATATttacaatttaaattttatatgtttttatctaaaattatattaaattatatatatatatatatatatatatatatatatatatatatatatatatatatatataatgctttTCTCTTTTCATATTTCAAAAGCaaacaaaaaattaataaaaattcatatcttaatacaatcaattcacaacttaatacagtcaattcataacttaatacaatcaatttaCAGTTTACTACagtcaattcacaacttaatacagtcaAATCACAGTTTACTATTAcacaaaattcatagtttaatataataaattcaaagtttTATACAAAAATTATACATTAACGACCATATTCTAAacttaaaaattatatttaaagATTTAATTCACAGGTTAATAAAACAATTTTAGGTCTCTCGTTCACAATATTTACATCTTAAAACATAATTGACTGTGTCGAAACATTTCATCAGATACATTGTGTATACCACACAAAATTTCAGTTTAATAGAACATTTCAGGACtctcattcacagtttaataaaaaaatttaggACTATCATTCATAGTATTCACAATATAAAATCATATCAATTCACTCATTCACATTAACTAACTTAAACAAAACTAAACAATAATTGAAACATTAAAACATCACAGTTCAAAGcttaaaagaaaatcaaaattcATAGTATTTAAGAAAAAACTAACATAATAACACACATTCTAAAttgaattcacaacttaatagccATGGAACATAAACTGTGAATATAAATTTGAtgcaaatattataacaaataagAGAATAAACATGGATTAATAACTTAATAGCAGGAAAAAACTATGATTAACAAAAGTAAACAACAAATGAGATATTAGAACATTAAATTCACAACttagcaaaaagaaaaaaaagtaaacaaaaaTTGACATACCTGATGTGTTTCACCAGATATTCTAGATAAATAGATGGAAGAAATTTGGCAGTGTTTCACAGAGCGACGGAGCAACAAAAATGGTGGCGGTTGACGGCGGTCTCAGATCTGGTCTCAATCTCGTCGGAGCTATGTTAGATTTCTTTAGATCTTTTAGCAGTCAGGGTTTCAGCTGCGAACATGCTTCAAAACGGAGAACAAAATCCAAATAAACAGACAATCTTCAAAGGTTTTAGACTTGAAGAACATGAACGAAATTAGATCTGAAGGTTTTTAAACTAGATCTGAAGGACATCATATTTGAAATTGCGAGCATGAACAACAAATCAACACAAAATCATGGAGTTGAAGCAGATCTAGATGGGAAATGAAGATACGACGATGATGGCACAACTGGAGGTGGTAATATGCCGATGTCGGCGGTAATGGAAGTTGTACATGTCGGAGGTTCGATGGTGATGTCGGAATCTCAAATAGAAGGCGATATCATTAGCGATGGTCGGTTTCACCGGAGATCTTATGAGATCTGATGTAGATCTGGTGATTTCTAATGTGGATCTTATGAGATCTGATGCAGATCTGGAGATTCACTGAAGATCGGAGAAGGTGGTTGTGATTTATGTTGATGGAGGAGATGACGGTAAAAAGTCGTCGGATGAGACGGCGGTGGTGGTAGTGCTGTCAACAAAGGAGATGTAGGTGGTAAGTCACCGATGATAAGGGCGACAAAAATGGTGGTTGTTATCCGATGAAGGAAGAAGCAAAGAGGAAGAAATGTTTGAAGTCAGGTGAAAGAAAGActtggtgatgtttatgttagaaAGATGAAGTGATGTTGCCCAAAAAACCCTTATTGTTTTTTGGACAtttatcaaaattaaaaaaatcaaaatattataaaatactaAAAGTCTCTTAGTTATAACTTAAAAATAATTGGTTCTTAAAATTCTTAACCTTTAGTGGTTCTCATTTAAacttttacctatatatatatatatatatatatatatatatatatatatatatatatatatatatatatatatatatatatatatatatatatatatatatatatatatatatatatatatatatatgtgtgtgtgacatccccaaaatcacggccagaaaagaccgatttcattttgttggattagtgtctaaggctgcaactatattaggcaagtatttgacccggttgtgcatggtcattttgggttgccttcaccatagaaacttgataggatgatttattaagagagagtaaatattattataaagaataataatattgttaatataagtcatagaattaattagaattaatttggtgacttaaagagattaatttaataagagggtataaactgtcaattgtttgatagttaaactttagactgtaaatccatatagatatatgatggacgaattctagaagctaaaggatagctaaaatcgtccatggtgttatctaggaatggatttggatagcctttagagaagattatccaatagggtttaggttgtaacccttaaggagtctacaagtataaatagaccccatggctaagggaattcGGAACTTAACCTAAAGTAGAGAAGCTCTGgccgaaattcctcccctctcctctctcccaaatcatcctccttgctatttggtgtttgtaaggcattagaggagtgacaattgtgactctagaagctccaagacaataaGGTCAtcaaaggaattcaaaggtatggttctagatctgtttcaatgttgttatttaagctaattagctattagaagtcttggattcaaagcatgtttaattagaaagcctagattcgagcattagggttttgcatgcgcacataggaaagttcttatggctaaaacccatcagtggtatcagagccttgcttggttttcattaaattgttgcttaattgtatgaaacaaacctgcaaaattcaaatttttggtttctgagtcatggactcagtgagttccaaagtggactcggcgagttggcctgactcggcgagtccctttgtgcactcggcgagtccaagcgtcaggaatggccagattcgggattttttcataattatcttatggaaactttccttaatcatattagatcaatcctaatccgattttttgatatatatgactataatcttgatctaattaaaggtaattatcaactaataaaatatttaatttccttatatgataattaattaattattttgattattttggtaattatcttaaaaagaaatcttgaataaatcaaatatagataattaggaaattaattgttaattgaaattatttgttatttgatcctccatgttttaaatgtttaaaacttgtcctcaagttttgaaatttatattttgtgattaaaagttttaatttagacaatttaaatttcaaaccctaggttttaaaaggtttaaaatacaaccctatactaatataatattactagaataatataaatatatatatatgtatatatatatatgtataactaaaatgctagtcttaccgttagtaggcctcattcacgaagccgatctataaggtgggtataaggttgcggcctataaaatgatgcttaatgggtgtacactcacacccaccgcttgcttgatcggtggagggtcgttagccgaacgggtaggatagggcaacctcattaaaagtataataagtaatacaaagtaactacacatttttaaaattccccaatcttagttactttaggaaaagtgaattgatgcaatcccatgaaattacactttgcacccttgctaagaagttagtggagcgtgtgtggtttaccggcacactaattggttctaagcaaaggtggcaaagggtgattcattgtttatcatagttcgatggagcgtgcgtggtttaccggcacatcgaataggtgattgttacaatgaaggcaccatgtgaaattgcatggtaattcacacccgctttgtgatcctcggtatcccagtcacaaacaagaggggcatatcgagatttaaacatgccattgaatagtttcaatgaatctcatccgaacctaggaattctcaatacacttaggactaatagttaggttttgtgatggagaattagtgaatcgtcattcacttaccttcaattcatttgcatgttagattacgacatcccttttctagtatgtaaatgttattgttggatcctagccctaatttttcttattgggtgataattagggattcttattctaatctatctttgtcctttctatttgtagatgtcgaacgctaacaatgatgctgctagttctttcacgttgatgagcctttgccaaaaggtcaccttcgatggaacaaactttagcgaatggataagatacattcgc is part of the Lactuca sativa cultivar Salinas chromosome 7, Lsat_Salinas_v11, whole genome shotgun sequence genome and harbors:
- the LOC111892676 gene encoding G-type lectin S-receptor-like serine/threonine-protein kinase SD1-1, which produces MANTQSGLGNDNPQSEPQMIGSALELTYAPEPITMAGVYAMVRIMLGHQMEETRRLLQQSKDKLTVPVRQTPTHEITIGVAKSVEEVINGSIANKVEVDMKECHIFEIVTHVSLKEIVIVSDKRITKEIARGLLYPHQDSRLRIIHKDLEASNILLDKDMNPRISGFGLAKSMEGSKTEANTRRVMGTYGYMAPKYTIDGIYSTKFDVFNFGVLVLEIVNGKKNRGFHHANHDLNLLGHPWRLYKNGKQLELMDDTINDSYVHTQVNKAIYICLLCVQKYPEDRPDMPLVVVMLGSQIPLPEPKQPGFYTERRRPQEADCSSSNPEWSSSNHLSVTYLQPRYKLV